A window of Microscilla marina ATCC 23134 contains these coding sequences:
- the sov gene encoding T9SS outer membrane translocon Sov/SprA, with amino-acid sequence MLSLKYIIPVGLSAWFITWWGQGLQHTSHQYKVKHPAGKYASIPDSVWQQMKVAYQRSRSDTDSTKTKKPEPYNRFKPPVFVPKDRYGDPIISNGHKSRLIYGAPSNLKTTIKLLPDSAGNRFVVDENLGKTSYRPPTVLTTDEISRIQEDRERQKYWKDVAFGEKNSSTLGSKKNQVLIPPIKTPLGLIKFTTTGFLNLDFGVRSQRVRNPTLPIRQQRNTNFNFDPHLNISLTGQVGDRLKISLTQDTKSSFQFQNNFKVEYTPQEEDIIQKLDFGNVSFPLKSTLIPGAQNLFGLTTTLRFGKLFVRGVYSNQRAQADQIVLQGGAQRRNFEIRADKYEENRHFFLSHFFRNQYETWLSGLPVITSGLNITRVEVYVTNRTNNTQTLRNIVGLIDLGENSRIKNTSVVNPVGTNLAANNGANDLFGKVSAITNADAATQQLETTLGFKSNEDFVLLRGSRKLSDNEYTIHPQLGYVSLNAPLKNDEILAVSFEYTYNGQSYKVGELSEDYQDRGDDEVIYLKMLRPSSIQVDLPTWDLMMKNIYSLDATQIAQENFQLRIIYKDDLTGIDNPSLQEGIRTKDIPLLQVMNLDNLNQQNDPQKDGNFDYVSGITIDPEKGKIIFPVLEPFGSSNLVRGPRANGFNPNGWFDPVTEIGLVNKYVFDELYRTTQADALQAANKNKFFLTGGFEASSSSDVTLPGINIAEGSVRVTAGNTPLAEGTDYTVDYASGRVTIINEAILNSGKEIKIDYEKADLFNFQTRRLFGTRLDYHINKDFIIGATVLNLRERPVITRTNIGEEPINNTIWGFDINYKSDSRFLTRLVDKIPLIQTKEKSTIDFNAEFAQLRPGASPISGQKSYIDDFEGTRTAFNLVRSAHTSWSLGSTPQLIPQGTAANRLEYTYRRAKMAWYNIDGSVFYNSVGSGNKPDNISEEDMDNHFVRAITPQEIFRGQDNLVVNTNEVIFDVAYFPSERGPYNYNPDLDANGLLKNPANSFGAITHAIRTDIDFDNANVEYLEFWMMSPYIDGAKGVVRDGKVNQNFTGSGELYINLGSVSEDVMKDGRHAFENGLAVEGTSSANSDETAWGFVTKQQYLTNAFDNAARGQQDIGLDGLKSVGGNQEQEFFQSYINTMRGIVTNPDAFQVLDNDPSADDFRHYLSPDYDGVDAKVLERYKNFNGLENNSSTATIAGNISTSSTNDPDNEDLNEDNTISDLEAYYQYKISIRKEDMVVGKNYIVDKVEGNGDKSTGSSWYLFRIPIREFDSKVGNIQGFKSIRFLRMFMTKFQNPVVLRFARYQLVANQWRRYLEDLSDKTLGQPIEPYDANFTVATINIEENSQASANVTPYVLPPGVIRDQDRTTQNNRLFNEQSLLMSVEGLKNKDARAVFKNVNMDFINYKRVRMFIHAEAPEGTTTRSGQVTAFIRLGTDFTENYYEIEVPLKLTPLGTDASLIDTIWPALNNIDVPFEELYRTKLERNQNLSNVTIPYPRQYDKYTISVVGNPDMSAIQTVMMGVRNPDQGVTDDKQAKSVTVWMNELRVAEFDQTAGWAALARLQMKLADFAQITASGKYSTFGFGNINQKISERARERTFEYDISANVALDKFIPEKVGLKIPMFVSYERSNISPQFNPLDPDVPLSAYLQSLPSDDARKDYRKLVEDNTERKSINFTNVRKIKTNPKAKNNFWDIENLSATWAVSEETRSNINIQSYLIQNQKWSLAYNFQNKAKPWEPFKKARAFKSPWLALIRDFNLNFLPTSITVRGDLDRSFRRTQLRNSDLTIQGIDPTFEKLFTFNRLYNVSWNLSRNLLLNYNATANALIDEPFGDLNTDEKRDSVLNNIQRLGRMKNFTQTISANYKLPLDKIPLTAWITATANYSAGYNWTAGSLRVVDSLGNTIRNTRQRGLNTNFNFRNLYRKVKLLKRVDGPARRTKKPKNYASLPPAQKKRVDSIARAESRLNVLRAFMRPLLSLRTVSVKYTLQEETQVAGFMPSPSFFGLDSSFAAPGWDFILGGQSSEIKATSVENNWLATGNSLNTPFSQRLQENLSIRALIEPFNGLKIQLEARKTRSAGYQELFRNVGDPDNPVFESQTPVLQGSYRISYLSFHTAFSADKGDNESAIFQSFTNHRTIIQNRLRRLNSSGGGEYTPNSQDVLIPAFLSAYSGTSPDNINLSAFPAIPLPNWQVTYSGLSKIEPFKSLLSSFTLRHSYSSSYNVNSYTSSLNYGSQFLDIRNSVSDYIAPTEVNENGEYVPVFVIQSVTLQEKFAPVIGVNVRTNGNLSVRIDYNRNRSLTLNMNNRQVTEINNKDFVVGIGYNKKGLRLPFKSGGEFIVLKNDLNLRLDFTIRDTKTVQRKLDDVPTITGGNINFQLKPVISYMVNSKLNFQFYFERNINTPRISSSFPRSTTNVGFQLRYNLAQ; translated from the coding sequence TTGTTGTCGTTGAAATATATTATACCCGTTGGATTATCCGCCTGGTTTATTACCTGGTGGGGACAAGGATTACAGCATACCTCTCACCAATACAAAGTCAAACACCCTGCTGGAAAGTATGCATCTATACCCGACAGTGTGTGGCAGCAAATGAAAGTTGCCTACCAGAGGTCGCGTAGTGATACTGATAGTACTAAAACTAAAAAACCTGAACCTTATAATAGGTTTAAACCACCCGTATTTGTGCCCAAAGACCGCTACGGCGATCCTATTATTAGCAATGGCCACAAGTCAAGGTTGATTTATGGAGCACCCTCTAACCTAAAAACTACGATTAAGCTGTTGCCCGATAGTGCCGGAAACCGTTTTGTAGTAGACGAAAACCTGGGTAAAACCTCTTACCGCCCGCCCACGGTGCTTACCACCGACGAGATAAGCAGAATTCAGGAAGACCGAGAGCGCCAAAAGTACTGGAAAGATGTAGCCTTTGGTGAAAAAAATAGCAGTACACTGGGCAGTAAAAAAAATCAAGTATTGATCCCCCCCATTAAAACCCCACTTGGGTTGATCAAATTTACCACTACTGGTTTTTTGAATCTTGATTTCGGAGTACGTTCGCAAAGGGTTAGAAACCCAACGTTGCCTATACGCCAACAGCGTAATACTAACTTTAATTTTGACCCTCACCTTAACATTAGCCTGACCGGACAGGTGGGTGACCGTTTGAAAATATCATTGACTCAAGACACCAAGTCCAGTTTTCAGTTTCAAAACAACTTCAAGGTAGAATATACCCCACAAGAAGAAGACATTATTCAAAAACTTGACTTTGGTAATGTAAGCTTTCCGCTTAAAAGTACTTTGATTCCAGGCGCCCAAAACCTGTTTGGTCTTACTACAACTCTTCGCTTTGGTAAATTGTTTGTGAGAGGAGTATATTCTAACCAAAGGGCTCAGGCAGATCAGATCGTTTTGCAAGGAGGAGCCCAACGCCGTAACTTTGAAATACGTGCTGATAAATACGAAGAAAATCGCCATTTTTTCCTGTCACATTTTTTCAGAAATCAATACGAAACCTGGTTGAGTGGTTTGCCAGTGATTACCTCTGGGCTAAATATTACCAGGGTAGAGGTATACGTGACCAACCGTACCAACAATACCCAAACTTTGCGAAATATTGTAGGTTTAATTGACCTTGGCGAAAACAGCCGGATTAAAAATACCTCGGTAGTAAACCCTGTGGGTACCAACCTTGCAGCTAATAATGGCGCCAATGATTTGTTTGGTAAAGTAAGCGCTATTACTAATGCCGATGCTGCCACCCAACAGTTGGAAACTACTTTAGGTTTTAAGAGCAACGAAGACTTTGTGTTGTTGCGTGGTTCGCGCAAGCTCAGCGACAATGAGTATACCATACACCCACAGTTGGGCTATGTGAGCTTGAATGCTCCCCTAAAGAACGATGAAATTCTTGCGGTGTCGTTTGAGTATACTTACAACGGACAAAGCTACAAGGTAGGGGAGTTAAGCGAAGACTATCAGGACAGGGGCGACGATGAGGTTATTTACCTTAAAATGTTGCGTCCTTCGTCTATTCAGGTAGATTTGCCTACCTGGGACCTGATGATGAAAAATATTTATTCTTTAGATGCCACCCAAATAGCCCAAGAAAACTTTCAGTTACGCATTATTTATAAAGATGACCTCACAGGTATAGACAACCCAAGTTTGCAGGAAGGGATTCGTACAAAAGATATTCCCTTGTTACAGGTCATGAATCTTGATAACCTGAACCAGCAAAATGACCCGCAAAAAGATGGAAACTTTGACTACGTCAGCGGCATTACCATTGATCCTGAAAAGGGAAAAATAATTTTTCCGGTGTTGGAGCCTTTCGGTAGTAGTAACCTGGTGCGGGGCCCACGTGCCAATGGGTTTAACCCCAATGGTTGGTTTGACCCAGTAACTGAGATAGGCTTGGTAAACAAATATGTGTTTGATGAGTTGTACCGAACTACGCAGGCAGATGCACTACAGGCAGCCAATAAAAACAAGTTTTTCCTTACGGGAGGGTTTGAGGCAAGTTCGTCGAGCGATGTAACTTTACCTGGTATCAACATTGCCGAAGGGTCGGTAAGGGTAACCGCCGGAAACACACCTTTGGCCGAGGGTACCGACTATACCGTAGACTATGCCAGTGGACGGGTAACTATTATCAATGAAGCAATTTTGAATTCAGGCAAGGAGATTAAGATTGATTACGAAAAGGCTGATTTGTTTAATTTTCAAACCCGTCGTTTATTTGGAACCCGACTAGATTACCACATCAACAAAGATTTTATCATTGGGGCAACTGTGCTCAACCTGAGAGAGCGCCCGGTGATTACCCGAACCAATATTGGCGAAGAGCCCATTAACAACACCATTTGGGGGTTTGACATTAACTATAAGTCAGATTCACGCTTTTTGACTCGTTTGGTAGATAAAATTCCACTCATTCAGACTAAAGAAAAATCTACTATAGATTTTAACGCAGAGTTTGCCCAGCTTCGTCCGGGAGCTTCACCTATCAGTGGGCAAAAGTCTTATATAGATGATTTTGAAGGAACCCGTACTGCCTTTAATCTGGTACGTAGTGCACATACCAGCTGGAGCTTGGGCTCTACTCCTCAACTGATTCCACAGGGTACTGCTGCTAACCGTTTGGAGTATACTTACCGCCGAGCAAAAATGGCTTGGTACAACATAGATGGTAGTGTGTTTTATAACAGTGTAGGCAGTGGCAATAAACCCGACAATATTAGTGAAGAAGACATGGATAACCACTTTGTGCGGGCAATTACTCCACAAGAGATATTCAGAGGACAAGACAACCTGGTAGTAAACACCAACGAAGTGATTTTTGATGTCGCTTATTTTCCATCAGAGCGCGGACCTTATAACTATAACCCTGACCTGGACGCCAATGGTTTGTTGAAAAATCCAGCCAATAGTTTTGGTGCAATTACCCACGCTATTAGAACCGATATTGACTTTGACAATGCCAACGTAGAGTACCTAGAGTTTTGGATGATGAGCCCTTATATTGATGGAGCGAAAGGGGTGGTACGCGATGGAAAGGTAAATCAAAATTTTACTGGGTCGGGTGAGTTATACATTAACCTGGGGAGTGTGTCGGAAGATGTAATGAAAGACGGCAGACACGCTTTTGAAAATGGTTTGGCGGTAGAGGGTACCAGCAGTGCCAACTCTGACGAAACCGCCTGGGGTTTTGTAACCAAGCAGCAATATTTGACCAACGCCTTTGACAATGCTGCCCGGGGACAGCAAGACATTGGGTTGGATGGTCTGAAGAGTGTAGGAGGAAACCAGGAGCAAGAGTTTTTCCAATCATATATTAACACAATGAGAGGCATTGTAACCAATCCTGATGCATTTCAAGTCTTAGACAATGACCCTTCAGCAGATGATTTTAGACACTATCTAAGCCCCGACTATGATGGGGTAGATGCCAAAGTGCTTGAGCGTTATAAAAATTTCAATGGTTTAGAAAACAACTCTTCTACTGCTACTATTGCTGGTAATATTAGTACCTCATCTACCAATGATCCTGATAATGAGGATTTGAACGAAGATAATACTATTTCTGACCTTGAGGCATATTATCAATACAAAATTTCTATCCGTAAGGAAGACATGGTAGTGGGTAAAAACTATATTGTAGACAAAGTAGAGGGCAATGGAGATAAGTCAACCGGGTCTAGTTGGTACTTATTTCGTATTCCTATCCGTGAGTTCGACAGCAAGGTGGGCAATATTCAAGGCTTTAAATCTATTCGCTTTTTGCGAATGTTTATGACCAAGTTTCAAAACCCGGTCGTGTTGCGTTTTGCCCGTTATCAGTTGGTGGCCAATCAGTGGAGGCGTTACCTTGAAGATTTGTCGGACAAAACACTGGGGCAACCTATAGAACCTTACGATGCGAACTTTACGGTAGCCACCATCAACATAGAAGAAAACAGCCAGGCAAGTGCCAATGTTACCCCTTATGTATTGCCTCCAGGGGTTATTCGTGACCAGGACAGGACTACTCAAAACAATCGTTTGTTTAATGAGCAATCGTTGTTGATGAGTGTAGAAGGGTTGAAGAACAAAGACGCCAGGGCAGTGTTTAAAAATGTAAATATGGATTTTATCAACTACAAAAGAGTCCGTATGTTTATTCACGCCGAAGCCCCTGAAGGTACTACTACCCGATCTGGTCAGGTGACCGCATTTATTCGTTTAGGTACTGATTTTACCGAAAATTATTATGAGATTGAGGTGCCCCTAAAACTAACTCCTTTGGGTACCGATGCTTCATTGATCGATACTATTTGGCCTGCTTTGAACAATATAGACGTACCTTTTGAGGAACTGTACAGAACCAAGCTAGAGCGCAATCAAAACCTGTCTAATGTGACCATTCCTTACCCCAGACAATACGATAAATACACGATATCGGTAGTGGGTAATCCGGATATGAGCGCTATCCAAACTGTAATGATGGGAGTACGTAATCCTGACCAGGGAGTGACGGACGACAAACAAGCCAAAAGCGTGACTGTATGGATGAACGAACTACGGGTAGCAGAGTTTGACCAAACAGCAGGCTGGGCAGCATTGGCAAGGCTTCAGATGAAACTCGCCGATTTTGCTCAAATCACCGCATCGGGCAAATATTCTACTTTTGGTTTTGGTAACATCAATCAAAAAATATCGGAGAGAGCACGAGAGCGTACTTTTGAGTATGACATTTCGGCAAATGTAGCACTTGACAAATTTATTCCTGAAAAGGTAGGGCTTAAAATACCTATGTTTGTGAGCTATGAACGGAGCAATATCTCGCCCCAGTTCAATCCGCTAGACCCTGATGTGCCCTTGTCGGCATATTTGCAGAGTTTGCCTAGCGACGATGCCCGAAAAGATTATCGAAAACTGGTAGAAGACAATACCGAACGCAAGAGTATTAACTTTACGAATGTACGCAAGATAAAAACGAACCCAAAAGCCAAAAACAATTTTTGGGACATAGAAAACCTATCGGCAACCTGGGCAGTAAGCGAAGAAACCCGTAGTAATATCAATATTCAATCTTACTTGATTCAAAACCAAAAATGGTCGTTGGCGTATAACTTCCAAAACAAAGCGAAGCCTTGGGAACCTTTCAAAAAAGCGAGGGCTTTTAAATCTCCCTGGCTTGCCTTGATCCGTGATTTTAACCTCAACTTTTTACCTACAAGTATTACCGTAAGAGGAGACCTGGACAGAAGCTTTAGGCGTACCCAATTGCGCAACTCAGACCTGACCATTCAGGGCATTGATCCTACGTTTGAAAAACTGTTTACTTTCAATCGTTTGTACAATGTGAGTTGGAACTTGAGCCGTAATTTGTTGTTGAACTACAACGCTACTGCCAACGCATTGATTGATGAACCCTTTGGTGATTTGAATACCGACGAGAAACGCGACTCGGTGTTGAACAATATTCAGCGCCTGGGACGGATGAAAAACTTTACCCAAACCATTAGCGCCAACTATAAACTACCTTTAGATAAAATTCCGCTAACTGCCTGGATTACTGCCACGGCAAACTATAGTGCAGGGTATAACTGGACAGCGGGCTCGTTGCGGGTGGTAGACTCTTTGGGTAATACCATCCGAAACACCAGGCAAAGAGGGTTAAATACCAACTTTAATTTTAGAAACCTTTATCGGAAAGTAAAGTTACTGAAAAGGGTCGATGGACCTGCAAGACGTACCAAAAAGCCTAAAAACTACGCAAGCCTTCCACCAGCCCAAAAGAAAAGAGTAGACAGTATTGCCCGTGCTGAGTCACGTTTGAATGTGCTCAGGGCATTTATGCGTCCTTTGTTATCTTTGCGTACCGTGAGCGTAAAGTATACCTTGCAGGAAGAAACCCAAGTAGCGGGTTTTATGCCTAGCCCTAGCTTTTTTGGGTTAGACAGTAGTTTTGCGGCTCCCGGTTGGGACTTTATCTTAGGTGGGCAAAGCTCAGAGATTAAAGCTACCTCGGTAGAAAATAATTGGCTTGCTACAGGTAATTCGCTGAATACCCCGTTTTCGCAACGTTTGCAGGAAAACCTCAGTATCAGAGCGTTAATAGAGCCTTTCAATGGGTTAAAGATTCAACTGGAAGCCCGTAAAACCCGTTCGGCAGGCTACCAGGAACTATTCCGAAATGTAGGCGATCCTGATAACCCCGTGTTTGAAAGTCAAACCCCTGTATTGCAAGGAAGCTATCGCATTTCATACCTTTCGTTTCATACTGCTTTTAGCGCTGATAAGGGTGACAATGAATCGGCTATTTTTCAGTCTTTTACCAATCACAGAACCATTATTCAAAATCGTTTGCGGCGTTTGAACAGCAGTGGGGGAGGAGAGTACACCCCAAACTCGCAAGATGTATTGATTCCGGCATTTTTATCAGCGTATTCGGGCACATCGCCTGACAACATTAATTTGTCAGCTTTTCCGGCAATTCCGTTGCCCAACTGGCAAGTGACTTATTCGGGTTTGTCTAAAATAGAACCTTTCAAGTCGTTGTTGTCAAGTTTTACCTTGCGTCATAGCTATAGCTCCTCTTATAATGTAAATTCTTATACCAGTTCGTTGAACTATGGCAGCCAGTTTTTAGATATTCGCAACAGTGTATCTGACTATATTGCACCTACCGAGGTGAACGAAAACGGGGAGTATGTACCTGTATTTGTGATTCAATCGGTGACCTTACAAGAAAAGTTTGCTCCAGTAATAGGTGTAAATGTTCGTACCAATGGCAACTTAAGCGTGCGGATAGACTACAACCGTAACCGATCGCTTACCTTGAACATGAACAACCGTCAAGTAACCGAAATCAACAACAAAGATTTTGTGGTAGGGATTGGTTATAATAAGAAAGGGTTACGCTTGCCGTTCAAGTCGGGAGGGGAGTTTATTGTACTTAAAAATGACCTGAACCTAAGGCTTGATTTTACCATTCGTGATACCAAAACAGTACAGCGTAAACTAGACGATGTTCCAACCATTACAGGAGGAAACATCAACTTTCAGTTAAAGCCAGTGATTAGTTATATGGTCAACTCAAAGTTAAACTTTCAGTTTTACTTCGAACGTAATATCAACACCCCACGAATTTCGAGTTCGTTCCCACGCAGTACTACCAATGTGGGTTTTCAGTTGAGGTATAACCTGGCGCAGTAG
- a CDS encoding NADP-dependent oxidoreductase, whose translation MNKQVILKQRPVGLPDESTWETVKADIPAAKDGEVVVKQHYISLDPAMRGWMNDSKSYLPPVGIGEVMRAGSVGEVVESKHPDFQVGDYLSGWGGVQQYAATDAKGWFKVDPNLVSLPTYIGTLGMPGMTAYFGILEVGKIKEGETVLISGAAGAVGSIAGQIAKIKGCKVVGIAGGAEKCAYLKDELGFDGAIDYKNEDIQAAIKRECPKGVDVYFDNVGGDILDAALANLRMHGRVPLCGAISQYNSTEGIAGPKNYLSLLVNRGTMQGFIILDYVKDYQKAAMEMGTWMAQGKLKSREDVHEGIENFRETFLRLFSGEKLGKLVLKVMDN comes from the coding sequence ATGAACAAACAAGTAATACTAAAACAACGCCCGGTGGGTTTACCAGATGAGTCTACCTGGGAAACAGTAAAAGCTGATATTCCTGCCGCAAAAGATGGCGAAGTAGTAGTAAAACAACACTATATTTCGCTTGACCCAGCTATGCGCGGCTGGATGAACGACTCCAAGTCTTATTTGCCTCCTGTGGGCATTGGCGAGGTAATGCGTGCCGGATCGGTAGGCGAAGTAGTAGAGTCTAAACATCCTGACTTTCAGGTGGGCGACTATCTTTCGGGTTGGGGTGGCGTGCAGCAATATGCAGCTACTGACGCCAAAGGTTGGTTTAAGGTAGACCCTAATTTGGTGTCGTTGCCTACTTACATTGGTACTTTAGGTATGCCCGGTATGACCGCTTACTTTGGTATTCTCGAAGTGGGTAAAATCAAGGAAGGCGAAACTGTGCTCATTTCGGGTGCAGCTGGTGCGGTAGGTAGCATTGCCGGACAGATTGCAAAAATCAAGGGCTGTAAAGTAGTAGGCATTGCGGGAGGTGCCGAAAAATGCGCTTACTTAAAAGATGAGCTTGGTTTTGACGGGGCTATCGACTACAAGAATGAGGATATTCAGGCTGCCATCAAACGCGAATGTCCTAAAGGAGTAGATGTGTACTTTGATAATGTAGGTGGTGATATTTTGGATGCGGCTCTTGCCAATTTGCGTATGCATGGGCGTGTTCCGTTATGTGGGGCTATCTCGCAATACAACAGCACCGAAGGTATTGCAGGACCTAAAAACTATTTGTCGTTATTGGTAAACCGAGGCACTATGCAAGGATTTATTATTTTGGATTATGTCAAAGACTACCAAAAGGCGGCCATGGAAATGGGCACCTGGATGGCGCAAGGCAAGCTCAAAAGCCGAGAAGATGTACACGAAGGTATCGAGAATTTTAGAGAAACCTTTTTGCGTTTGTTCAGTGGTGAAAAACTGGGCAAACTGGTGTTGAAAGTGATGGATAACTGA
- a CDS encoding NADPH-dependent 2,4-dienoyl-CoA reductase — translation MYNKLLSPLDLGFTTLKNRVLMGSMHTMLEEAPNGFERAAAYYAERARGQVGLIVTGGIAPNVEGSVAPGAAKLDEPKEVAKHQLITQAVHQEGGKICMQILHTGRYAYHPMAVAPSPLKAPIAPFPPKELDAAGIEKQIAAFVNCAALAQEAGYDGVEVMGSEGYLINQFIAKKTNKREDEWGGAYENRIKFPTEIVRRVREKVGPDFIIIYRLSMLDLVEDGSTWDEVVTLAKEIEKSGATIINTGIGWHEARIPTIGTVVPRGGFAWVTKRMMGEVNIPLIATNRINTPEIAEQVLQEGCADMVSMARPFLADAFFVQKAMDNKSNEINTCIACNQACLDHTFQGKLTSCLVNPRACHETELNYTPAEQKKKVAVVGAGPAGLASATVLGERGHTVDLFEAEGEIGGQFNMAKVIPGKEEYGETIRYYDVMLKKYGVNVHLNHRIMLDELVAGNYDEIIIATGVTPRQVNFEGAHHAKVLSYADVLYKNKPVGNKVAIIGAGGIGFDMAEFLAHQPEHESPSLHTANYMKEWGVDMEYSKGGALTAAEPAPSPREIYLLKRSTGKHGKNLGKTTGWIHRSSLKMKEVKMMGNVEYQKVDDAGFHIVRDGNPEVLAVDHVVVCAGQEPLRDMYEELKAKGLSVHLIGGANVAAELDAKKAINEASYLCAKL, via the coding sequence ATGTACAACAAATTACTTTCACCACTTGACTTGGGTTTTACTACCTTAAAAAACCGGGTATTGATGGGCTCGATGCACACTATGCTCGAAGAAGCTCCTAATGGATTTGAACGCGCAGCAGCTTATTATGCCGAACGTGCCAGGGGACAGGTAGGGTTGATTGTTACAGGTGGGATTGCTCCTAATGTTGAGGGCTCGGTAGCCCCAGGAGCTGCCAAGCTTGACGAACCCAAAGAGGTGGCAAAACATCAGCTCATTACCCAAGCAGTACACCAAGAGGGAGGTAAAATATGTATGCAAATTTTGCACACTGGACGCTACGCTTATCACCCAATGGCAGTGGCACCTTCACCTCTGAAAGCACCTATTGCGCCTTTTCCTCCCAAAGAACTGGACGCAGCTGGCATAGAAAAACAAATTGCGGCTTTTGTTAATTGTGCCGCCCTGGCACAAGAAGCAGGCTACGACGGAGTAGAGGTGATGGGCTCGGAGGGTTATTTGATTAACCAGTTTATTGCAAAAAAAACCAACAAACGCGAAGATGAATGGGGAGGTGCTTATGAAAATCGCATCAAGTTTCCAACTGAAATTGTAAGAAGGGTACGTGAAAAAGTAGGACCTGATTTTATCATCATTTATCGTTTGTCTATGCTCGACCTGGTAGAGGATGGCAGTACCTGGGACGAAGTGGTAACTCTTGCCAAAGAAATAGAAAAGTCGGGGGCTACTATTATCAATACAGGCATTGGCTGGCACGAGGCGCGTATTCCTACCATTGGTACTGTAGTGCCACGCGGTGGTTTTGCTTGGGTAACCAAGCGTATGATGGGCGAAGTAAACATTCCTTTGATTGCCACCAACCGCATAAACACTCCCGAAATAGCTGAGCAAGTGTTGCAAGAGGGTTGCGCTGATATGGTATCTATGGCTCGCCCATTTCTTGCCGATGCGTTTTTTGTACAAAAGGCAATGGACAATAAGTCTAACGAAATCAATACTTGTATTGCCTGTAATCAAGCCTGTCTTGACCACACTTTTCAGGGCAAGCTTACCTCTTGCTTGGTAAACCCCAGGGCTTGTCACGAAACCGAGCTTAATTACACCCCTGCCGAGCAAAAGAAAAAGGTGGCAGTAGTAGGTGCCGGCCCTGCAGGGCTTGCCAGTGCTACCGTATTGGGCGAACGTGGGCATACAGTAGATTTGTTTGAGGCTGAAGGCGAAATTGGTGGACAGTTTAATATGGCCAAGGTGATTCCGGGCAAAGAAGAGTACGGCGAAACCATTCGCTATTATGATGTAATGCTCAAAAAATACGGGGTAAATGTACATCTCAACCACCGGATAATGCTTGATGAATTGGTAGCGGGTAATTATGACGAGATCATCATTGCTACTGGAGTTACTCCACGCCAGGTCAACTTTGAAGGTGCCCACCACGCCAAGGTATTGAGTTATGCAGATGTATTGTATAAAAACAAGCCTGTAGGCAACAAGGTAGCCATTATTGGTGCCGGTGGAATTGGTTTTGATATGGCGGAATTTTTGGCGCACCAGCCAGAGCATGAGTCGCCAAGCCTCCATACTGCCAACTATATGAAAGAGTGGGGAGTAGACATGGAGTATAGCAAAGGTGGGGCGCTTACTGCTGCCGAACCTGCCCCGTCGCCCCGTGAAATTTATTTACTCAAACGCTCTACTGGCAAACACGGCAAAAACTTAGGAAAAACCACAGGGTGGATTCACCGTAGCAGCCTGAAAATGAAGGAGGTAAAAATGATGGGGAATGTAGAATACCAAAAGGTAGATGATGCAGGATTCCACATTGTGCGCGATGGCAACCCTGAGGTGCTTGCGGTAGACCATGTGGTGGTATGTGCCGGACAAGAGCCTCTACGCGATATGTACGAAGAGCTTAAGGCAAAAGGATTGAGTGTTCATTTGATTGGTGGGGCAAATGTAGCTGCCGAACTGGATGCTAAAAAAGCCATCAATGAAGCTTCTTATTTGTGTGCGAAACTGTAG
- a CDS encoding TetR/AcrR family transcriptional regulator — translation MPIKKTTKEEIIAICTQVFRKQGYYRTTLDQLAKANGLTKGVFYHHFKNKEAIMQEVLKASYSYFKAKVFSIAYQDQVPAHDRMQQMIEASNRVFSKDCQGCIFANTALEITHIEEAFAEFTKVFFVDWERAFVYILENEYQPNKAQQLAHQIIADIEGSLILMQVHKNKEFLTKAFERTMRHLGS, via the coding sequence ATGCCGATAAAAAAAACCACTAAAGAGGAAATTATTGCTATTTGTACCCAGGTTTTCCGCAAACAAGGGTATTACCGCACCACGCTCGATCAGCTTGCCAAGGCTAATGGATTGACTAAGGGGGTGTTTTATCATCATTTCAAAAACAAAGAAGCCATTATGCAAGAGGTGCTCAAGGCATCTTATAGTTACTTCAAAGCCAAGGTTTTCTCTATTGCTTACCAAGACCAAGTGCCCGCTCACGACCGTATGCAGCAAATGATTGAGGCGTCGAACCGGGTGTTTTCTAAAGACTGTCAGGGTTGTATTTTTGCCAATACTGCACTGGAAATCACCCACATAGAAGAAGCTTTTGCCGAATTTACAAAAGTGTTCTTTGTAGATTGGGAACGGGCTTTTGTATACATTTTAGAGAACGAATACCAACCCAACAAGGCACAACAACTGGCACATCAGATCATTGCTGATATTGAGGGTTCGTTGATTTTGATGCAGGTACACAAAAACAAGGAGTTTCTGACCAAGGCTTTTGAACGTACTATGCGGCATTTGGGCAGTTAA